The region CGGCTTGCACCCATCCAGTGCATTCCTTGATGTTGAGGGAAGATATATTTCTCTGAGATCTGAAGGCCGACCTGAACCTCAATGCTCTTTGACGCATGGCTGTCAGCCTGACAAGTAAACACAGACTCGTACTTCTCAGCGGAGGAGTTCTGTCGTATACTATCTGATCCCTTCCTGCCTCAAGAAAGGTGTAACTCTCCTCCTGAAAGCATATCTTTCACGGGCTTTGTGCAGGAAATGTCAGAGACCATTCCTTCTCAAAGTGGGAACTGAGGGCAAACCTAGAGCTGAGTTGCTCACTTTActagactatgaggcatattttcaaagcacttagccttccaaagttccataggtttctatggaactttggaaggctaagtgctttgaaaatatgcctctatgtatctcCAGCTAGGCACCTCTTGTCTGTCCCAAGTGGCACCTAAGAAAATAGACACTTTGCACAGGATCCAGAAAGCCCCAGGTTTTGGCAAGGCTCAGTTACCACACTATTCCTTGGTGGCTGAGTCTGCCCTCGAAAGAGTGCAGAGTTTGATGTCTCATGCTTCTGCTCTTCTGGGCAGGGAGGCTCGAAccctggactcctttgggaggcaGGTTTTATCAGACCTTGACGCTTGTCAACCGCATCTAGTCTTACCAGCTCCAAACCACCATCTACTTGAGGTCCTTGGTGTAGAGTGCGCTCTTGTTCATGGACTATCTCCCCGCGGATAAGGCTACTCACTTCGTAAGCTGAGCAAGAAGCAGCCAGAGGCACCTTTGGTGTTTTGACATCATGTCCAGATCCTACACGCTGGGTGTGGAAATGCGCGGGCTTTCCTTGGCTGTGTGTGTCAGATCTTGAGCCTGCTGTGCAAGGGAACTTGGTGGATATTCCCTGCCAAGGAGGCAATCTTTTTGGAGACAAGATGGAAGAGGTCGCTCGCCTTAAGGAACACATGGACACCATAGAGTCCCCTTTTCAGCCACCTCCAGCTTCGTCCTCCTCTTCTGGAAAGTTTTCGGGTGGCCTAGGAGGAGTAACTGCTATTCCCACAGGTGTAGATTTACCACTTCCTCCCATAGTCCCCAGGAGGCCCAGTTTGCTTCCCAGTCGAAGCAAAGAGTGAACCTTTGACTGGCTCCGagagagcatagccaccatagaGGTAGCAGTCCTGGATGACCTGCCAGTAAGGGAGGAAGTTGAATTTTTTCCATGGAAGGAGGCCCCTTATAAcatctgactggtgggttcttgaAATAGTCCAGCATGGTTACACACTGAATTGACACTGAAATCCACCAGTTTGTCCACTGAGAATGTCATACCTAAGCTCTCTACACAAAGaagtgcttgcagaggaactctgcaCCCTTCTTTAGTCCAATGCGGTTGAACTCGCTTCACCAGAGCAAGAAGGGAAAGGATGAGATTCTATTCTAGTTACTTCcttgacggagggggggggggggggggatttgtccCATCCTGGAcctcagggccctgaacaaatatctagtcaAAGAAAACTTCAAGAATCTAGAAAAAAtagatttccctgggcacccttcttcccatgattcaggtgaatgattggctatgctctctggactttaaGGATGCCTATGCTCACATTCAGATTCTTCCAAGCCACTGGAAGTATTTCAGATTTTGAGGGGGAAAGCATGACTACCAGCACCGCGTTATGATgattgtgaacaccctgggagctgacacaatGCCAAAGGGCTAGGTTCTatgtatcatgcctaaaaaatcggcactgaaatgaaatacgcctaaagtacatctaaatttaggcgtactttatagaataagcctaaatttccacatggtttatagaatacgctgagcacccaTCCGCGCAACTgaaggcagttatgccaagtaaaacttgtaaatgccgacacctagATTATGCACagaccccttttcaactatgtgactttgtctataacgtgatgtgtgtaaattctatctgcacctaaattctaattaatgccaattagtatgaATAAttacttaagtggcaattatcggcactgattggcttgttaccagggtcgctttactcatactacccctctcctcaagacccttcactggctccctatccgttttcgcatcctgttcaaacttcttctactaacctataaatgtattcactctgctgctccccagtatctctccacactcgtccttccctacaccccttcccgtgcactccactccatgtataaatccttcttatctgttcccttctccactactgccaactccagacttcgcgccttctgtctcgctgcatcctacacctggaataaacttcctgagcccctatgtcttgccccatccttggccacctttaaatctagactgaaagcccacctcttttacattgcttttgactcgtaaccacttgtaaccactcgcctccacctaccctcctctcttccttcccgttcacattaattgatttgatttgcttactttattttttgtctattagattgtaagctctttgagcagggactgtctttcttctatgtttgtgcagcgctgcgtacgccttgtagtgctatagaaatgctaaatagtagtagtagttgtgcatacaagtccagaatatgactggatttgtgcatgcaatttaagtcGTGCTGTAAAAAATCCAGGGGAAAGTGTCTATcaatagttgcagcatcgctacacatACTGGGAGTCCTTGTGCTCCCCTAACTGGACAATTGGCTAGTCAAGAGCACATCGAGGGAAGGTGCTCAGATAGCCATGCAAAGGACTATCCGAGTGCTGGAGCTCCTTGGGTTCGCCATCAACTACTCAGGTTCCACCTGCAACCAGGACAACAATTGAAGTACATTGGAGCCCTACTAGACATGGTTCAATCTCAGGCAGATGCCTtcattgcataagtacataagtattgccatactgggacagaccaaatgtccatcaagcccagcatcctgtttccaacagtggccaatccagagcacaagtacctggcaagatcccaaaaaagtacaaaacattttatactgcttatccccagaaatagtagattttccccgtgtcaaatttaataatggtctatggatgtttcctttaggaagccgtccaaacctttttttttttttaaactctgctaagctaaccgcctttaccacattctctggcaacgaattccagagtttaattacacgttgagtgaagaaaaattttctctgattcgttttaaatgtactactttgtagcttcatcgcatgccccttagtcttaGTATTTTGCAATTGCCACTCAagtcccagcaggtcacagcttggcagatgttgagattgctaggccacatagaggcatattttcaaagcacttagccttccaaagttccatagaaacctatggaactatgaaaggctaagtgctttgaaaatatgcctcatggcctCCTTCAGTACGTGTTATGCACACGGCACACCTTTTTTCTAAATCTTAAATAAGCAGTTTCACATTCCATATAGGAGTTACACAAGTAAAGCTCTTCTCTAAAAGAAATCAGCCTTACCAAAGAAAGTGAAGGAAGTTCAAACTTGCTTATGTGTCAAGTGGTTTGAAATGTGACAAGGTTGAACCATTTAAAATTTTTGATCGATAATAAGAACAATCCTAATGTAAAAGTTTAAAAGCAAAACTCAGAACTTTTCAATTAATTCTTGCTCCCCTGTAACTGGTAGCCAGTGGAGTTCCCTCAACAGATGGGAAACTCTGTCATATTAAAATTTTTCTAAAACAATCTTTATTGCTGTGTTCTGTAATAGTTGCAAATGTGACAATTGAAATTGCGAAATGCCCAAAGTTACCAATAACTTTCTGACTTCAGCTGAACTTTTAATTTGGATTGAAGGAAATTTTAAGTTAGATTTtcctcagtgatttttttttaaatgataggCTTTGTCATTTTCCTTATGTATACAGACTTTTGGATGAATTATTGTTCTATTCATTCCCCTTCCTCTCGTGTCTTGGTTTGTAGTCTTGTAAATTCAGTTGAGATCTGTTGATTTACTTATTTAATATTGTTTCCAATTACAATTATTTCATGTAAACCACTTGGATATGAATTTGAAGGGCGGTATAACAAATGAacctaaacaaataaataaaacaacttcAGTGTGTGCCTGACAGCtgtgataaataagtaaaataaataaatatgtgaaattCAATGCAATACAAACAGCATTGATGGTAATAGAGCATAGACTTTGTTACAGAAACCCAGAGGATGGTTGAACGcagtggggccgatattcagactgcgggaggtcTCCGGGCTGCCTCCCACGGTCTGCACTGTGCCTAGATATTCAGTGACGGGCTGTTTAtggtgatcagcattgaatatcctggtgttttttggccggtttcaactaaACCCACCAAGCtgtgctggccggttaagttgaaatcagccaaagataggccagctattttggcagcctaatTTGACTACCAAAGTTAGCCAGCATTGTGCtatcagcagatagctggttatattgtgcaGTATAAccgacaatattcagcaggagatagacagctatctcctgctgaatatcaccagatagctggttaagtgccatttaactggttttaaatattgtttggggggtgggggagggatgagTTTGTCTTTCTTCTAGGGCTGGCCTAACCATTAGGGAAGTCTAAGTGGTCGCATAGGGCAGCAGCAAAAAGCAGTTGCAGTCAGAGCAAAACAATAAGTCCTGACAGCCAGACAAACACAAAGAACCCATCAGCATTGTGTACCTTTACTTCCTGGAAGGGTGGGCAAGaataaatgacttttggaaactGCCCTTTTATACTGCTCTTCATTTTCTAGAGCATATCAAGAAATAAAAGTAAACTAAACTGTTACTTGTGTGagtattaatagtaacatagtaaaatgttagcagataaagacctgtacagtccatccaatttgcccaacaaggtggccagagttgtatctggcacCTCTGCACAGGTTTATGATTAGACATTTATGTGCCCATAATGACCCATTCATATTTTAGATGTTTATGATTCTAAAATGGACACTTCTACCCCTCATAACCGGCACATCGATGTCCATTTCACCATGTATTTTAAAACGGTCTTGCACCAGCCTTGCTTTCTTCAGTCTGTTGAACTTCTACTTGCAGGTCTGATGTGGTTGTCCTGTGCTTTTCCTTGGCAAATCCCAACTCTCTGCGGCATGTGAAGACTATGTGGTATCCTGAAATCAAGCATTTTTGTCCTCGCACACCTATTATCTTGGTAGGGTGTCAATTGGATCTTCGCTATGCTGACCTCGATGCAGTCAACAGAGCCCGGCGGCCATTAGCAAAGTAAGTCAAGAAACTAAACACACTATGATAATTTGAGGAGGAGGGTGCTGTCTTTCAGAGAATTGAGCGAAGGTAGAGGGATTATCTTGGCTCAGTCAAGCAGCCATTGAACATGGGTGTGCTACTTAAAAGGGGCTGAGAGGAGGTCTTGAGAGGTGTCACAAATTGAAATACATTGATCCATGCTTCAGTTTAGAAAGCATGTTTTGCCTGGTATGCCTCTTAGTTTTAGTAGCTGATTGGAAATTTTGCACTGTTATGAACTTCTGAATAGggattttcatttattttaaagtgaaattaattaattatttagtaATGAAGACTAACCCTTATTACTATTGGTGATAGAAAGGTTAGGCTTGAGCAAGGAGGCAGTAGCATGCCTTCTCCTGCCTCCAGGGGTGGGGGAAAGGGAGGTAGAAGCTATAAgggctctctctcttccctgctttgGGGGCTTACAGGTTCTTGGTAGAAGGGGGTTTAGATGCCgggggttttgtttttgtttgtttttgatttttttttgctgtttggaaTTGGAAGGAGATGAGGTTGGTGATTGGGTAGAAGGTTAAAGTTTTGAAAAAATTGTATATGATGAGTTGGGGGATGGTTTTGGGAGGATCAGGGTTGCAGGACATTGAATTATATTTGAACATGGAGCAGGATggaagagattagggctctaaGTAATAATAGTAGATGAGTGTTAGGAGAACCAGAAGAAATCCCATGTAGAAAGTGAGAAGTTAGAGAAGGATTGAGAAAGACCAGAGACACGAGGTGTTGATAATCAAAACACTTTATTGCTGATACATGCAGATACATGCAAGGCCCTACACGGCACCGTATTTTGGcactaagtgcctgcctcagaggtctatGAAACATACAACATAAATAAAATGagatataaaacataaaaatgtaaaaaatatatgtaaaatgatataaatgtaaatatgAACAATATATAAATTATGCTTGCCAAACATACATATTgttgcataaaaataataatcCATTCTTTTTGAATATCATAAACTATATGAGAACGTATGTGATTGTCTTTGAGTGACAGATGTTGGTTTATATATGGGAAGATGAAGAAAATCGATTCTAACTCATATATGAATGGGTACATAAATTGAAAGAATCTGTGTATCGTTTCCTAACTTGAAAACAATAGTTTGTGGCCAAATTGAGAGTGAACTGTTCATCATGGACAAAAAAGGTGTACAATAGTGGTATCGTGATTGTGTGCGTAGAGGCAGCAATAATATTGGCAATAAATAACTCATCATGGCTGTTGCTTTGTCTCTTCCTAGGCTTATCAAGCCCACAGATATTCTTCCACCAGAGACTGGGCATGAGGTTGCCAAAGAACTTGGCATTCCCTACTATGAGACTAGTGTTGTAGCCCAGTTTGGTATCAAGGATGTTTTTGACAATGCAATTCGAGCTGCACTCATCTCTAGGAGACACCTGCAGTTCTGGAAATCCCACTTGAAGAAGGTGCAGAGGCCTCTGTTACAGGCTCCATTTCTACCCCCCAAACCACCCCCTCCAATCATTCATGTTCCAGACCCACCACTGAGTGATGGAAGAGGTCCTGCTGCTCTGTTTTGCACACCACTGTGCACTGATGTAGTGTTTATCCTGCAAGGTGGGCAGAAAGTTTTTGCTCACAAGGTTTACTTGGCCACCTCCTGCTCAAAGTTCTATGACCTTTTCACCCTACCTGTAGGCAACAGCAAGATATCCATGGACCCTTCGCCATGTGACAACATCAGTTGCAGTAGTGAAGAACAGAGCAGTCAGGAACATTTCAGTGAACAGAGCAGAACAAAGGAGCCAGCCACCAGAACTAAAAGTTTAGATATTGACAAAGAAATTTGGGGGGAGCACAACTTGCAAAGGATGTCACAAGCCTCTCTCAGGGCTTCCAGAAGCGATGATGCACTGCAGTACGAGGAGAGGTGGCAGCAAAAAGAGAGCATACCTGGTTGGAACCTTAAGCCTGGTGTGGTGGGGAGGAATTTGACAAACTGGGGCCGAGGATTTGTTAGTATGCAGCTAGAAATGGTGGAGGACCCAGTAACATATCGTGAAAAGCTAATGACTGTTGTCTACATGGATAGTCTGATTCAAGTGAGTCCACTGCGAGCTGTTCTGGAGTACCTATATACGGGCCGCCTAGACCAGGGGAGAGCAGATCTCATGCAGATAGCCACCATGGCAGAGGTCCTGGAAGTCTTTGATCTTAGGATGATGGTAGCAAATGTACTGAATAAAGAGAGCTTCATGAATCAGGAGATCACCAAGGCCTTCCATGTGCGCCGAGCTAATCGCATCAAAGAATGCCTGAGCAAAGGCGTGTTCTCAGGTAAGGAGTGCCTGGTTATGGGAGTGAGGAAAGAGTTGATAGCCTATATTTAAGTGAGGGTCTTTTTTTTTACCAAGTGCCAACACATCTGCTATTACTCTTATTGGCAGACTGTTTAAACTGGGGAGTTTTCATGGGAGGCTCCTTATGTCCCCTCTCCTCAAGCTCAAGCCCAGCCCCAGTCTGCTGAATCTTTAGGTCCACTGTATCACTTGTTAAAAGGTTGGGACTCTGGTTTACAGTGGGATGTGTGCGTAACTGAAGAAGGGTTAGATGAAGTGTGTGCGCAGGTCAGGATTATGCACATCAGGACAAAGCAGCACCACTCTGTGTATGTGAAGCATGTATAGAGAGAGCAATATAGACAGATAATAAATgttataatgtttaattttttaaagcattttttacattgttagtggtgattttattattgtacAATGCCTTGAGTTTTGTGGGAAAGGCAATTttaatatcaaataaataaagcagtaCAGAGGTTTATAATCAAAGGATTTCTCTGGGTAAAATAGCGTTTTGGGAATGGGGGCATTGATTATTTTTCATCCTCGATGCTAGGAAAATtattcatattctataacatggaaGAATTTGTCTGCATTGTTAAGACACATTTCCAGGGCTGGGGCAAGAGT is a window of Microcaecilia unicolor chromosome 2, aMicUni1.1, whole genome shotgun sequence DNA encoding:
- the LOC115461226 gene encoding rho-related BTB domain-containing protein 2-like isoform X1, whose product is MDIDLDYERPNVETIKCVVVGDNAAGKTRLICARACNATLTQYQLLATHVPTVWAIDQYRVCQEVLERSRDVVDEVSVSLRLWDTFGDHHKDRRFAYGRSDVVVLCFSLANPNSLRHVKTMWYPEIKHFCPRTPIILVGCQLDLRYADLDAVNRARRPLAKLIKPTDILPPETGHEVAKELGIPYYETSVVAQFGIKDVFDNAIRAALISRRHLQFWKSHLKKVQRPLLQAPFLPPKPPPPIIHVPDPPLSDGRGPAALFCTPLCTDVVFILQGGQKVFAHKVYLATSCSKFYDLFTLPVGNSKISMDPSPCDNISCSSEEQSSQEHFSEQSRTKEPATRTKSLDIDKEIWGEHNLQRMSQASLRASRSDDALQYEERWQQKESIPGWNLKPGVVGRNLTNWGRGFVSMQLEMVEDPVTYREKLMTVVYMDSLIQVSPLRAVLEYLYTGRLDQGRADLMQIATMAEVLEVFDLRMMVANVLNKESFMNQEITKAFHVRRANRIKECLSKGVFSDVVFRVDDGCVPAHKPLLIASCDWMVAMFRGSFKESFTEEVSLPGTSRSCLRAVLEYLYTGLLSPAADLDAMELLVLTNRLCLPRLQALTEQHAVDELLRAYVQGVDIDGQVLIYLEMAQFHNAKQLADWCLHYICTNYNSVCRKFPRDMKYMAPENKAHFEKYRWPPVWYLKEEDRYLRSKKEREREEELLHKQHSKSKWCFWRPSSSSSSHVS
- the LOC115461226 gene encoding rho-related BTB domain-containing protein 2-like isoform X2, translated to MDIDLDYERPNVETIKCVVVGDNAAGKTRLICARACNATLTQYQLLATHVPTVWAIDQYRVCQEVLERSRDVVDEVSVSLRLWDTFGDHHKDRRFAYGRSDVVVLCFSLANPNSLRHVKTMWYPEIKHFCPRTPIILVGCQLDLRYADLDAVNRARRPLAKLIKPTDILPPETGHEVAKELGIPYYETSVVAQFGIKDVFDNAIRAALISRRHLQFWKSHLKKVQRPLLQAPFLPPKPPPPIIHVPDPPLSDGRGPAALFCTPLCTDVVFILQGGQKVFAHKVYLATSCSKFYDLFTLPVGNSKISMDPSPCDNISCSSEEQSSQEHFSEQSRTKEPATRTKSLDIDKEIWGEHNLQRMSQASLRASRSDDALQYEERWQQKESIPGWNLKPGVVGRNLTNWGRGFVSMQLEMVEDPVTYREKLMTVVYMDSLIQVSPLRAVLEYLYTGRLDQGRADLMQIATMAEVLEVFDLRMMVANVLNKESFMNQEITKAFHVRRANRIKECLSKGVFSDVVFRVDDGCVPAHKPLLIASCDWMVAMFRGSFKESFTEEVSLPGTSRSCLRAVLEYLYTGLLSPAADLDAMELLVLTNRLCLPRLQALTEQHAVDELLRAYVQGVDIDGQVLIYLEMAQRIKLISRSIAGLLSGT